From Brassica rapa cultivar Chiifu-401-42 chromosome A06, CAAS_Brap_v3.01, whole genome shotgun sequence:
aaaaatgttaattatcatataaacaaagtttcttaaataaaaaaaactattgtttTGGATTTGAAATTGTGAATCATCATGCTTATATAATAACAGTGTCATTaagctaaatattttttttacaaagcaGAGGTgtcattaaaaattttaaatacaacaatagaatcatatttttaagtctCCAGACTAAAATGATATAAACCTACATATCGAAACACTTATGTTTCTAAATGACTACATAATAGTAAATGATATCAATGAAAACTTTGTTGTATATCACACACACTACATGAGTACATATTTAATGATCAACCGTTTTATATACTGACTTAATACTAAATTAAATGTCATTTATTAAATCATAATGGATGTGGGTCTCTATGAGGCTCTTATCTAAAAGCCCACCTCTACCCACAAGAGAAAAGATGAAGACCGAGGcgttaaaataaaacaacatttatttattttctctctATTGATCGATTGATTCAAAGAgggataaaacaaaaaaaaggcgTTCTTCTTCGTTGCTGGTGAAATTCAAATTGGAGCTTTTGAAAATCCCCAGAGAAGCTGCCAAAAATCGATTGATTAGCAGCGACTTAAAAGCCCAAGCTTTCCCTCGATTTCACGAAATCGCCACCTCGTttgtttgattgattgattgaggAAATGGGAagtaaaagagaagaagaaaagaaggagAAGATTATTCGTGGGCTTATGAAGCTTCCTCCCAATCGTCGTTGTATCAACTGCAATTCCCTTGTAATCCCTCAAAGCCTATTTCTTTGTTCTGTTTCCTTTTTTGATTAGAAAAAAggagtctctttttttttttttaaatctctttATTGAGTTTCGAGCTGATTGGTTTCGCTGTTAGTCTTCTGGGGTTTATCATTTTTGatgattatatatgttttaggaTCGTCTAGTAGAGGAAACCTTTTGATTATTGTCTCTATAACTTATTTAAGTGAAGAGACAAGCTTGGACTAGCTAAAGCTTTCAACTTTCGTTCATTTGGTTTCTCTTTTGACTATATTGTAAGACTTGCGTATTGGTGTGCAGGGTCCTCAATATGTTTGCACCACTTTCTGGACATTTGTTTGCATGCCTTGTAGCGGGATTCAGTGAGTGTGCCACCTTCCTCATCTCTCTGATATATGATGTAGTGAATATGTTACTACTACCTTTTCTTGTCTTCtcataattttgttttgatcAGTCGTGAATTCACTCATCGTGTGAAGTCTGTATCAATGTCAAAGTTTACTTCTCAAGAGGTTGAAGTGCTTCAAAATGGTGGTAATCAGGTAACATATTTGATGCTAGCTttctagtttttaattttttttcctttctggaGATAGATGTTTGTCTTTGTAGCTTATGAGTTTCCTGTTTTCAGCGTGCCAGagaaatatatttgaaaaattgGGACCATCAACGGCAGAGACTTCCAGACAACAGGTTTAAATCAGCACTTTTACCTCCATGGTATCATGTTTAATATCTCCACGGTATcatgtttttgttgtttctttgGCAGTAATGCTGAGAGAGTTCGCGAATTTATTAAAAACGTGTATGTCCAAAAGAAATACGCAGGAGCAAATGCTGCTGACAAGCCTCCTAATGATTATCAGGCAAGTGTTTCCCTGTTGCTAGTACTAATAAAAGATTTTCACTTGGAAAGTAGAGTAATCTATGTGGATTTTGAAATCTTCTTTTGAGTTGCTCTATAGATTCAACCATGATCATGCATGCATCAAacgtttatttattttccttttcctGTAATGCAATTGACAGAGCCATGGAAGTTCTGAAGATATGACTCGACGGGCCAACTCGTATCATTCTTACTCACAAAGCCCTCCTTACGACTATCAGTACGAAGAGCGGCGTTACGGAAAGATACCCTTGGGACTTACCGGCAAGTCTGCTTCAGTAAAAGGTCTTCATTCTAAAGCTTCTAGTTTTGTATACAGCCCTGGACGTTTTAGTGATCATACGCTTGAAGACCAATTCGCAAATGAGAGGTCTGCTCCAAGGGCTTCAGATTTTTCTGCCTCAAGTGGAGGAGATACTTTTAGGTCTGAAATACAGTCCCCAAATTTCCAGCAAGAAGGTGGGTTTCGTAGTCCCCAGTCTCAGCATTCAAATGCCCCTCCAAGTGAAAACTTGTTTCCAGCCAAGCAACATCAGGTAAAGTTTAATCCACCTCCTCTAAAAGGCTTCTTTGTATCTCGCTGAGAGTTCATGATGTTCCAACTTCTCAATctttcttttcaattttttctcATTCAGAGAACTACGTCTCTTGGGAGTGTCAGATCAGTTGACAGTAATTCCATGTCTATCAAGTCATATACTTCGAGCGGTTTAGGGGAAGGCGTATCTGAAAACGCTCAAAATATAGGAAGCCAGCAGCAAGATAAAACATCTACTCCAGTTCCTCCAGTAACAGATTCTACAAAGGCTCCTATTGATTTGTTTCAGTTACCAGGAGCGCCAATGGCTCAATCAGTCAGTACATTTCAACCTTCAGTTGGAGCTCCATCCCCACCTGTGAATTTTCATCAACCTCCACAGACGCACTCATCCACTCCAACAGATTTGTTTGCTCCTGGACACTTGGGTCAGAAACCCACTTCAGGACCACCTGACTTGTCTGCGTCTAAGAACGATGGATGGGCTTCTTTTGAGAACCCAATACCTGCTGCAAAATCTACAAACATTACCACCTCCGCTGGAGTTCCCGAGATGGAAGTGAAAAATGAAGGCATCCCGCAGCCTAGCACAAGCATGCAATGGCCACCTTTATCATCAATCCTGGAACAGCATGCTTTGTCGGTATCAATTCCGTGGCAGGATGATCACTCAAAGGTTGTAAAGAATGTTGCCCATAACCCGGTTAGTCTTTACTCTTTATCCTCTATTTTCAGTTAATTCAGTTAGGTTGCAGACTTGTGTCTGAAATAACGGCATGATTTTACTGTCAATAATTATTAGCATTCTACAAGGTATGTGATGAACTAACTCGTAGTTGACCTGTTTTGAGCAGCCCTGGAATGCCTTTCCGGACTCTGTGGAGGCCAGTTCTATGGATAACGCTAACCATTTCCACCAACATGGACCAAGTATTTCGCAATCTAACAGTGATCAACACCATTTGCCACAAGTTGAGGTTGTTGTATTTTCCCTTATCATGCAGGTGTATTCTAGATGAATCTCTCCATTAATAGTTCTCTTATGATGTCATGTCACAGGGGTTAAGTAATGATGGTACCCAGACAGGTGCTGACTCTTCTGGTTTTGGCTTTCCAGGGAACATTGTCATGGCACCAGCCTACTCCCCTTACATGGTTCCACTTTTCTCTTAGAGGCTTATCAATCACCCTTGCCTATCAGTCATTTTGTTTTTGATCGATTTAAAATCTTCATTTGCAGGAAGAATCTTGGCCGCCTGTAAATGATCAAAAGTCAGCTAATCCCTTTGATCTCCCTTATGATTCCGAGTATGAATCAAATGACATGGTATGTAGAGCCCTGTCCACACTTTCCTTATAAGAAAATCAGAATTCACACCATATGCAAAGGTGTAATATTGTTTAAATCTAGGGAATCTAAGTTGCATAAGTTCTGAGGGAGTATCATATTCTTGTCTGATACAACAACTATTTTCTCATTCTATTTCCAATTCTGCAATTTGCCTGATCTTTGTAGTGTAAAATTTTCTTGAATGTGAGAACTCCGcttcattttttagaaaataaccTCTTAACATAGTTAATCCGAATGGTCATCTTAGCAAAGATAGAGTAGGCAAGGTGGCCTACATTTCCCGTGTGTAGTTTATGAATCTATTGCGCTCCGCCATTAGAATCCTATGATTGACAACTTTGTTTTGGTTGTGTTTAATGCCAGTTCTTGGACATGAGTTCTTTACATGGGGCGCTGCCCGACATCCAGACCCCACCAAACTTCTTTAATGATGTATCACAACCATGGCTCGCTCCAGATTCTGTACCCTCGTACCTACCTGCTCCAGCAGGCGCACAAGGTGATATTACTTACATGCTATGAAACTATACTCCTATCTCTTTAGAATTAGATCcctacaagaaaaaaatatcatcaCACCATGTTGCATGAGAGATTAGTAAGCGAGTATCCTCCATGTTCACTCCCTTGGAAGGAAAATGCTTCTATCAGATTAAGTTTGGGTTGAAAATATTCCACTGATGGGGAAAATGATTGTACAGACTACATATATTTTCAAGTTTCACCCTCTTGGGTTGTCTAATTCATTGAGAACCTGATGCAGGTGGCTTATCATGGATGGCAGAGCAAGCATCAACATCCCAACTACAGTAAGTTCTGCTGTGTGATATTGTTAATATTTAATGATGTTATTGGCTGTAAGAGTTGTATGACTCCTATGCTTTGAGTGAATAATCGAAGAAGAAGTGCCTTTTTCTGTTCGCTAATGTGATGGATGATGCTTCGATTggaacttttttatattttgatcatGTGGGGCTGCTTATAGTTTGTCTTGTTGCCTAACATGGGTGTAGGAATCCAGCAGCACAAGGCCATGTTGCATCTACTGGAGGAAATCCATTTGCTTAGAGACTCCACGATCTGCTTCATCTTCAGTgcttctatttattttatttttaaaagaaaccaCTCTTGTCAAAGCATTGTGTTAATTTTCTTAGTTCAAAACCAACTCAGCTGTATGTACGTTTTGAGTTTTGAGTGTATTTGCAAGTGGGACTTGAATGCCACGAATAAGTCGAGTAAACCAAGAAGCCATTCGAACTAATCTTCTCTTCCAAGAAATTATACTTCTTTGTCGGTCCAACACTGGCTTGTAGAACACTTTCACATATCTACTAAATCAGAGACTATCCATTTAAAAACCCAAATCAGCTTTACCTGATGGGTGTACATTAGCAGTTTTTTCCCCATACAAACATTACTCAAACACTAAGGTGCAAAACATGGATTGAGGCAACATAATCAGGATATCATTTACTTGGTTCCACTAGAATCTTGGTTAACTCAGAACATCATCAAGTTTGTTGACACCCCCACAACAAACGGCTCCATCAACAACCGCGTCAAGAAGTAAAAGACAACGCCAAGCATGATGGAAATGGGAAGAGCCGGAAGAGCTTTGTTGTAGACGGACAACAAAATAAGAGTGCACCCAAGCCCCGAGATAATCGCAAGGTAACACGCATACACAGTCATCAGATCATACATTGCTGCTCTACCAACGAGAACACTGTAGAAAATAAAGTCTCCAAGACCAAGTTTAATCCCTCTATCGATGTTATCCGACTCCTCCACCAAACCTCTTGGTTCTTCCCTGTTATCTCCCCACCCCATCAACTCAACCAGAGGTGACATTTCTTCCTCCGCAACACTTTCTCTGTTCCCGATACTTCCTAACTCCCTTGAGGGCTCTGAAGATACAGAAGAAGCAGAGTGTCCTTCCCTTGACCTCCCAACACCATCTACACTGTCTATATCCATCACTGCAACAGCATTATAATCCAGGTTATGAGTTGCAGCACCATCCCCAACTGCTTGCAGCTCTACTGATCCAGAATCCAAAACCCCACCACCGCCACCAACCAAAACCCGCAAACTCGAGCCACCACCACCGCGGTGACTCCTTGAAACAGTAGGCCTAGCTTCATAAACCATGGCGGGAAGTTCCTCGTCGCGCGTCGAAGCAAGCTCAACCAAGAGCTTAAGAGGTCCACCAGGAGCCAAAACAGCAACCAAATCATACAAAGCCAACGCCACGAGTATAAACCAAGTAGTCCACTCAGGCAACTTAGTAAACCAAGCCGCAACAACAATCCCCATCACAACCATATAACACTGCCTCACCACAATCGGCATCCCTTCCGAAAACACAGACAACGTCCCCAAGATCGTGAAATTGAACAGCAGTATAAAGCACGTGATCGAATCAACAGGGATCGAGAAATGCTGGATGATCGACAAGAAAATCGCGCCTCCCATTGTACCTAAACCAAAGCCACACAACAAATCAACAATGAACAAAAGCAAACCATAACAAACACTAGGACTCCGACgtgtatatgtagagatttttgttactattaacaGCCACGATGAGCAAAAGCAAATCCTAACAAACACTAAGGCTCCTATGagtatatatagagatttttgttattgttaacgGCCATGCAGTGCGGTTAAAAGTTGTTAGGTTTAACCTAAGACGAAGAAGGCGGAGAAGCGCATGTAGTGTTTGAGGAAATTGGTGAAGTTGAAGTAGAAGAGGAGGACGAGGACGAAGGTGACGGCGGCGACGAGGACGACGAAGACGATCGCGTTCTCTAAGCTGCCTTCGAGCTTGACGGTGGCGGAGTCGGAGGGGTTCTCGATGTAGATGAGGTTGGCGGCGGTGCGGATCTGGGGGTCGGAGGTGACGGAGAGGGAGTAGGTGAGGAGGACGACGAGGAACATGCAGATGGAGACGGGAGCCATCACGCCGATTATCTCGACTCCGAGGGAATCGAGGATGCTACTTGACTCCATTGGGATTCCACCGATGAGAGGGGAGGAGAGGAGAGAGTTAGTCGTCTTCTAACTGACCAGCTCGTTTACACGGTTAACCGGATATTTTCATCACAGCCacttataaataagtaaatttcAAACAGACCCTTGTATTTATCAGTGTTTTACAAATCAGCCTCGGAATAAAGGAAATAAAAGATTTTACCGTTTTGCTTTTCCGCATCGTTACAAATAGATCCTTGTACTTAtcaatgttttataaattagcCACTGTATAAAGGAAAGACAAGATTTTTTATCGTTTTGCTTAGGCATGGGCCTTCGGATCTTATCAGATTTCAGGTTATTCGGATCTTAGATTAAATTTATCGTTGTGGGGccaattcgatttttatagGATCCGGGTCGTCTAGTTATCTAGGAATCACTAATAGCATCTATTTTCAATTTCTAAAAACTTCGGATATTTAAGATTTTGAAACtcgaaaaatattcaaaaaacataaaataaaaaatacatgtaATTTTACCTAAATTCTAAcctaaaaatatccaaaattttatcaaattacatgaattctatttttaaacatctaaattttattcaaaaccCAAAACTTTATCCGAAAATCCtagtccaaatttttttaaaaatatttggtatacaaaaatatatcaaacACTCATATATACctaatatatattagaaatttcAGGTATTTTAAATACCTTATAAAGTTTTGAGTTTGGTTCGGGTCGAATCCAAAATCCGGTTTTTCAAGTCGGTTCCGGTATGAATTTTGGTTCCCGGTTAAATATCCATGCCTAGTTTTGTTTTTGGGCTCACTacttataaataagtaaatttcATACAGATCCTTGTATTTATCGATGTTTTACAAATATGGAATGACAAGTTTTTTTAATCGTTTTTTGCAAACCATTTGTACATAGATAAATTGCAAATAGATCcttgtatttaaaaatgtttttaaattagcCTCGGGATAAAACAAAGACAAGATTTTTATCGGTTTGCTTTTTGTGCACATCCAGGAGGAGCGGAGCAAGAGAATGTCTGCGGAGGAGATACCGGACGAGCTATGGAGGAAGGTACTAGAGATTGGCGTAAAGTCATCGACTTTCTCCTACAAAGACCTCTGCTGCATCTCCATCTCCTCTCGCCGTCTCTGCCGACTATCCTCCGAAGATTGCCTCTGGCGCTTTCTGCTCGCCATTGATTTCCCCACCCACACCGACTCTACTTCTGAATCTCCGACCAAGTTTGTCTACAGGACAAGGTAattgatatataaaaatcaCCAGCAAGCATCATGGAGAAGTATTCTAATTTTGGTGATGGGAGGGATAGGTTTGAGAGGGAGAAGGAGAGGAGACTATCTGCGCATAGAAGAGCTCTGCTGAGGAAGGAGAGTGAGATTTTGGAGTGGGGGAGGAGGATTCGTGAATTGGAGAGGAGGTTATCAGAGGAGGCAGAGAGGTTGCAGGCTGCTTCTGTTGAGTTTTCGAATTTGCAGAGAGTCAGGTAGTGCCTAATCCAATCGTCAGATTCTataaagtttgttcttttaTTGTTGTTTTGATGAATGAGAATGATTTACAGTTTGAAAAGATGATTCTTTGTTGATCAAATGATCTATTTTTGGGCTCTCTCTCAGGCAAGCATCAGTAGCTTTGAACGTTTGGCAGCCTGAGGTTGTTCGCGGCAGACAAAAGCAAATGGTTGAGCAAAACG
This genomic window contains:
- the LOC103871615 gene encoding F-box protein SKIP24 isoform X2; this translates as MSAEEIPDELWRKVLEIGVKSSTFSYKDLCCISISSRRLCRLSSEDCLWRFLLAIDFPTHTDSTSESPTKFVYRTRFEREKERRLSAHRRALLRKESEILEWGRRIRELERRLSEEAERLQAASVEFSNLQRVRQASVALNVWQPEVVRGRQKQMVEQNAVPVEGRLRALEMEIKLCKQQITGVNRARREVKQRFDVARKELESMKYHPLRDYKSIRSGDQASNAKRKKLKTSINFPDKNPARPSNKKKLLHLESE
- the LOC103871612 gene encoding probable ADP-ribosylation factor GTPase-activating protein AGD14; translation: MGSKREEEKKEKIIRGLMKLPPNRRCINCNSLGPQYVCTTFWTFVCMPCSGIHREFTHRVKSVSMSKFTSQEVEVLQNGGNQRAREIYLKNWDHQRQRLPDNSNAERVREFIKNVYVQKKYAGANAADKPPNDYQSHGSSEDMTRRANSYHSYSQSPPYDYQYEERRYGKIPLGLTGKSASVKGLHSKASSFVYSPGRFSDHTLEDQFANERSAPRASDFSASSGGDTFRSEIQSPNFQQEGGFRSPQSQHSNAPPSENLFPAKQHQRTTSLGSVRSVDSNSMSIKSYTSSGLGEGVSENAQNIGSQQQDKTSTPVPPVTDSTKAPIDLFQLPGAPMAQSVSTFQPSVGAPSPPVNFHQPPQTHSSTPTDLFAPGHLGQKPTSGPPDLSASKNDGWASFENPIPAAKSTNITTSAGVPEMEVKNEGIPQPSTSMQWPPLSSILEQHALSVSIPWQDDHSKVVKNVAHNPPWNAFPDSVEASSMDNANHFHQHGPSISQSNSDQHHLPQVEGLSNDGTQTGADSSGFGFPGNIVMAPAYSPYMEESWPPVNDQKSANPFDLPYDSEYESNDMFLDMSSLHGALPDIQTPPNFFNDVSQPWLAPDSVPSYLPAPAGAQGGLSWMAEQASTSQLQNPAAQGHVASTGGNPFA
- the LOC103871613 gene encoding presenilin-like protein At1g08700, with amino-acid sequence MESSSILDSLGVEIIGVMAPVSICMFLVVLLTYSLSVTSDPQIRTAANLIYIENPSDSATVKLEGSLENAIVFVVLVAAVTFVLVLLFYFNFTNFLKHYMRFSAFFVLGTMGGAIFLSIIQHFSIPVDSITCFILLFNFTILGTLSVFSEGMPIVVRQCYMVVMGIVVAAWFTKLPEWTTWFILVALALYDLVAVLAPGGPLKLLVELASTRDEELPAMVYEARPTVSRSHRGGGGSSLRVLVGGGGGVLDSGSVELQAVGDGAATHNLDYNAVAVMDIDSVDGVGRSREGHSASSVSSEPSRELGSIGNRESVAEEEMSPLVELMGWGDNREEPRGLVEESDNIDRGIKLGLGDFIFYSVLVGRAAMYDLMTVYACYLAIISGLGCTLILLSVYNKALPALPISIMLGVVFYFLTRLLMEPFVVGVSTNLMMF
- the LOC103871615 gene encoding F-box protein SKIP24 isoform X1, with protein sequence MSAEEIPDELWRKVLEIGVKSSTFSYKDLCCISISSRRLCRLSSEDCLWRFLLAIDFPTHTDSTSESPTKFVYRTRFEREKERRLSAHRRALLRKESEILEWGRRIRELERRLSEEAERLQAASVEFSNLQRVRQASVALNVWQPEVVRGRQKQMVEQNAVPVEGRLRALEMEIKLCKQQITGVNRARREVKQRFDVARKELESMKYHPLRDYKSIRSGDQASNAKRKKLKTSINSVPDKNPARPSNKKKLLHLESE